One window from the genome of Mucilaginibacter ginsenosidivorans encodes:
- a CDS encoding ABC transporter ATP-binding protein: MSFKRNFLAFLRDLKRSVVLLWTVDKKVSRISILLQLFQAFLPIASLYFMKSMIEAVLHHYATFYPILPFIAGYALTQLMIVCINQYSSFIDIKHQHKITDKLSGEILQKAIEVDYEYYENPLYHDTLHLAQQQAAYKIPQVLKDFNAMLVNILSLAFLVGFFFTIHALFGLFLMVVFIPLAVTKWYSGFKLLQLEKKFVPMEREANYLNQTLTSVNPAKEVRVFGYGNSFIKKFMNIRAIIHHEKTTLHAKLTWYNFLAEAGEVIAMSFVFALLAEYTWEKIITLGVFVIYLQGFQRLQASSKGFLQALVQLFQQRLFLRDLFAFLDLKTSKVNTSTAPFPPAAAGLKVTSLSFAYPGTGKLVLDGISLVCKPGKIVALVGENGSGKTTLIKLLARLYETQTGDIKINGTDIDQIELNAFRKKSVFLFQDFEKYFLSIEDNITLGDNDGGKMEKDVERAAQLAQAHDFIVRLSKGYKTRIGRYFKDSEQLSGGQWQKLALSRIFYRDTNLVVLDEPTSSLDPNAEFEVFENLKNNLKDQMIIVVTHRLYNLKIADHIYLLKDGCINQEGDFETLVKEDGEFKKMYSRQKL; the protein is encoded by the coding sequence TTGAGTTTCAAACGTAATTTCCTGGCTTTTTTACGGGATCTTAAACGATCGGTGGTATTGCTTTGGACAGTGGATAAAAAGGTAAGCCGCATCAGCATTTTGCTGCAGCTTTTCCAGGCCTTTCTTCCTATAGCATCGCTGTATTTTATGAAGAGCATGATAGAGGCTGTCCTACATCATTACGCCACCTTTTACCCCATTTTGCCCTTTATCGCGGGATACGCGCTTACGCAACTGATGATCGTGTGCATCAACCAGTACTCATCGTTTATCGATATTAAGCATCAGCATAAGATCACCGATAAGTTATCGGGCGAAATATTACAAAAAGCTATTGAGGTGGATTACGAATACTACGAAAACCCATTGTACCATGATACCTTACATTTAGCCCAGCAGCAGGCCGCCTATAAAATACCGCAGGTGCTTAAAGACTTTAACGCCATGCTGGTCAACATACTGTCGCTGGCGTTCCTGGTAGGATTTTTCTTTACCATACATGCATTGTTCGGGCTTTTTCTGATGGTTGTATTTATACCATTAGCAGTTACCAAATGGTATTCGGGTTTCAAATTGCTCCAATTGGAAAAAAAATTCGTGCCGATGGAACGTGAAGCCAATTACCTGAACCAAACGCTGACCAGTGTAAACCCTGCCAAGGAAGTACGGGTATTTGGTTACGGGAACAGCTTCATAAAAAAATTCATGAACATCCGGGCAATTATACACCATGAAAAAACCACGCTGCACGCTAAACTTACCTGGTATAATTTTTTAGCTGAAGCGGGCGAAGTGATCGCCATGAGTTTTGTTTTTGCCCTGCTCGCCGAATATACGTGGGAAAAGATAATCACCTTAGGCGTGTTCGTTATTTACCTGCAGGGATTCCAGCGGTTGCAGGCATCGTCTAAAGGTTTTCTACAGGCCCTTGTTCAGCTATTCCAGCAAAGACTTTTTTTACGGGACCTTTTCGCATTCTTAGACCTCAAAACATCAAAAGTGAATACCAGCACGGCGCCATTCCCTCCTGCGGCAGCCGGCCTTAAGGTAACAAGCCTGTCGTTTGCTTACCCGGGTACAGGCAAATTAGTGCTCGACGGGATATCATTGGTGTGCAAACCCGGCAAGATCGTCGCATTGGTAGGCGAAAATGGTTCGGGAAAAACCACGTTGATAAAACTGCTGGCGCGTTTGTATGAAACGCAAACCGGCGATATTAAAATTAACGGCACCGATATAGATCAGATCGAATTGAATGCTTTCCGGAAGAAATCAGTGTTCCTGTTCCAGGATTTTGAAAAGTATTTTTTAAGTATCGAAGACAATATAACGCTGGGGGATAACGACGGCGGTAAAATGGAAAAAGATGTAGAGCGGGCAGCCCAATTGGCGCAGGCGCATGATTTTATTGTAAGACTAAGTAAAGGCTACAAAACCCGAATAGGCCGGTACTTTAAGGACAGCGAACAACTGAGCGGTGGCCAGTGGCAAAAGCTGGCGTTGTCAAGAATATTTTACCGCGACACGAACCTGGTGGTACTGGATGAGCCGACCAGCTCACTTGACCCTAATGCCGAATTCGAAGTGTTTGAGAACCTGAAAAATAACCTGAAAGATCAAATGATAATTGTAGTGACCCACCGCTTATATAATTTGAAGATTGCCGATCACATTTACTTGCTGAAGGATGGCTGCATCAACCAGGAAGGTGATTTTGAAACCCTGGTTAAAGAAGATGGTGAGTTTAAAAAAATGTATTCGAGGCAAAAGCTTTGA
- a CDS encoding glycosyltransferase family 2 protein, translating into MPHHTLSVIIPTKNRPELLKRAMLSVAIQDYPGFEVCIVDNNSSQKTNGQTREIVGEFEKNYPAITWRYIHSNKKFASGARNDGMDASSGDHIIFLDDDDELLADSIKIRMNNMLADPCLALLYCGGYSKIYPYPFKIYRYYHYNKALHTERLLMMSCSSIMINKKIFAANHLRFDEEQSRMDDYDLCKMIIRLGLKVRSIPEPLVLIHLHPETRISSQKVINYDFKNALIRRWGPAEADTVFHYAEAVAIWRKCFGIEEQSFAEIKKALRNDFNRSPTLAFRLKFMIVSISPFLFLTLYHIALFISQSYKNRIAYSAERA; encoded by the coding sequence ATGCCTCATCATACTTTGTCTGTTATTATTCCTACCAAAAACCGGCCCGAGTTGTTAAAAAGGGCTATGCTGTCTGTCGCTATACAGGATTATCCCGGCTTTGAGGTGTGTATAGTCGACAATAATAGCAGCCAAAAAACGAACGGGCAAACCAGGGAAATCGTCGGAGAATTTGAAAAGAATTACCCGGCCATAACATGGCGTTATATACACAGCAATAAAAAGTTTGCATCGGGTGCACGGAACGACGGCATGGATGCTTCGTCGGGGGACCACATCATTTTTTTAGACGATGACGACGAATTGCTGGCTGATAGCATAAAAATACGGATGAATAATATGCTTGCCGACCCCTGTCTTGCGTTGCTGTATTGCGGGGGTTATTCAAAAATATATCCGTATCCCTTCAAAATATACCGCTATTATCATTACAATAAGGCCCTGCACACCGAAAGGTTATTGATGATGTCGTGCTCATCCATTATGATCAATAAAAAAATATTTGCGGCCAACCACCTCCGGTTTGACGAGGAGCAAAGCCGTATGGATGATTACGACCTGTGTAAAATGATAATCAGGCTGGGGCTTAAAGTAAGGTCGATACCCGAACCACTGGTGCTTATCCACCTTCATCCCGAAACAAGAATATCATCGCAGAAGGTTATAAATTACGATTTCAAAAATGCACTGATCAGGCGATGGGGGCCGGCTGAAGCAGATACTGTATTTCACTACGCCGAGGCGGTAGCCATATGGCGCAAGTGCTTTGGAATTGAAGAGCAGTCGTTCGCGGAGATTAAAAAAGCCCTCCGAAACGACTTTAACCGGAGCCCTACTTTGGCATTCAGGCTGAAATTTATGATCGTAAGTATTAGTCCTTTTCTTTTTTTAACCCTTTATCACATTGCGCTTTTTATATCTCAATCTTATAAAAACCGTATTGCTTATTCAGCGGAAAGAGCATAA
- a CDS encoding phage holin family protein, which yields MEEKDKRPVSVIDQAKGYAKTSIKLAKYEALDKGSSVAGEIITDVAQIICVLFIIGFASLTLGFYLSDILGSFWAGFGCVFVLFLVIFLVTKIFKKNIEKTIVNFVVRKFFRHL from the coding sequence ATGGAAGAGAAAGACAAAAGACCGGTTTCGGTTATCGACCAGGCAAAAGGGTATGCAAAAACCAGTATCAAACTGGCAAAATATGAGGCGTTGGATAAAGGCTCGTCTGTTGCAGGAGAAATCATAACGGATGTTGCACAAATAATTTGCGTCCTTTTCATCATTGGCTTTGCCAGCCTTACGCTTGGTTTTTATCTTTCGGATATACTTGGCTCGTTTTGGGCAGGCTTTGGTTGTGTGTTCGTCTTATTCCTTGTAATATTCCTTGTCACGAAGATCTTTAAAAAGAATATTGAAAAGACCATCGTTAATTTCGTGGTGCGGAAATTTTTTAGACACCTGTAA